TGTGGCAAAATTTTATCGCGATCTATCAAAAAGCAAGCGATAAAAGCGGCGTCGCGTTTGCGTATCTGCTGGCTCTGGACGCCCGCTTAAACGATCGCCGCGCCGAGCTGGAAGAAAAAATTTTAAATGAAAAAGAGGCTCTTTTGCGCGTGCTGAAAAGATCGCTGCGTAAAATCAAAGCATACGAATAAGGAATACCCGTGCAAAAACAGGAAAAAATCATAAAGATGTTCGATGAGATCGCGCCTACCTACGATCTGGCAAACCGCGCCATCAGCTTCGGCGTGGACGTTTCGTGGCGCAAAAAAGCGGTCAAACTGACGCTTGAAAAGCTTAAAGGAAAGCTCGTGAGTATCGCCGACGTCGCGTGCGGCACGGGCGATATGATAAGCTCATGGCGCGACGGCGCGGCGCAGTACGGCGTGCAGATCGAGCGGATCGTGGGGATCGATCCGAGCGAGGGAATGCTCGAAGTAGCAAGGCAAAAATTTCCCGGCTGCGAGTTTATCAAAGCGACCGCGGGCGCTACGACGCTGGATGACGCGAGCGTGGATATTTTAAGCATCAGCTACGGCATAAGAAACGTCGTGGAGCTGGACGCGGCGCTTGCGGAGTTTAACCGCGTCATCAAACCGGGCGGCTCGCTCGTGGTTTTGGAATTTACCAAAGCCGCAAGCGGCGGGTTCGCATTTAAAATCAGGGATTTTTACGTGAGTAAAATTTTACCCAAAATCGGCGCCTTCATCTCGAAAAACAAAGAAGCCTACGAGTATCTGCCAAGCTCCATCGGCAGCTTCCTAGACGCCGCGAGCTTTAGCGAAAAGCTCAAAAACGCGGGCTTTGAACTGCGCGTGCAAAAGGGCTTTAGCTTCGACGTCAGCACGCTTTTCATCGCAGAGAAAATCGCACAGAAGAGCGACGATGCTTAGCGTAAGCGAGCTCAACGCCCAAGCCAAGACGCTTTTAGAGACGAGCTTTAGCTTCGTCGAGGTCGAGGGCGAGATATCTAAGTTTAGAATTCAAAGTACGAGCGGGCACTGGTATTTCACGATCAAAGACGCGAGCGCGGCGATTGATTGCGCGATGTTTAAATTTAACGCCGCGCGGATAAATTTTATCCCCGCCGTGGGCGATAAGCTCATCGTAAGCGGCAAGGTCTCGCTATACGCTCCTACGGGCGCGTATCAGATCCAGGCCTCAAACATCCGCAAAAGCGGCGAGGGCGAGCTGGAAGCGGCGTTTGCCGCGCTAAAAGATAAACTTAGCAAAGAGGGGCTTTTCGATACCGCGCACAAAAAACAGCTTCCGAAATTTGCCCAAAGCATCGCAATCATCACGAGCGCGGGCTCCGCGGCACAGGCAGATATGCTTCGCACGGCGCAGGACCGCTTCGCGCTTTGCAAGATCGATCTGTATAACGCGCTAGTGCAAGGCGAAGGTGCGCCTGCTTCGATCATAAGTGCATTGCGCGTAGCCGACGCGAAGGGCTACGATGCGATCGTAATCGCTCGCGGCGGTGGCTCGCGCGAGGATCTGTGGTGCTTCAACGACGAGGCCTTGGCGCACGCGATCTACGCAGCCAAAACGCCCGTCATCTCGGCGGTAGGGCACGAGATCGATTTTAGCATCAGCGATTTTGTAGCCGATCACCGAAGCCTCACGCCCACCGCTGCGATGATCGATCTGCTGCCCGATATTTGCGCGATCTTTCAGAACCTAGACGGCATAAGCGACGCACTTGATAGGCTGATAAAAGATAAAATTTCATCCGCACAAAACGCGCTGAGCCTCGCAGCTTTAGAGCTTAGATCAAAATCGGTCGAGCCAAAAATTTCAGGCTCGCTTGCCAGGCTTTTAAATTTCGAGCTTAAATTTAAAAGCTTCGTGGACTCCAAGCTAAGCGCCGCAGAGCATACGCTAAGTGCAAAGGGCGAGCTTTTAGCACAAAAGGCGAAATTTTTTGAGATCACTAAAGACCTCGTTCAAATCCAAAAGGGCGGCAAAACGGTGAGCTTGAGTGAGCTTGCCGCGGGAGACGAGTTCGTCCTTTGCTCGCAGCAGCTCAGCAAAAACGCAAAAATCATCTAAAGGAGGCAAAATGGATAGGGTTTTAAATTTTAGCGCAGGACCTAGCACCATCCCGCTGGGCGTGCTAAAGCAGGCGCAAGAGGAGCTACTAAACTACGCGGGGCGCGGATTTTCGATAATGGAGATATCCCACCGCA
This window of the uncultured Campylobacter sp. genome carries:
- the ubiE gene encoding bifunctional demethylmenaquinone methyltransferase/2-methoxy-6-polyprenyl-1,4-benzoquinol methylase UbiE, translated to MQKQEKIIKMFDEIAPTYDLANRAISFGVDVSWRKKAVKLTLEKLKGKLVSIADVACGTGDMISSWRDGAAQYGVQIERIVGIDPSEGMLEVARQKFPGCEFIKATAGATTLDDASVDILSISYGIRNVVELDAALAEFNRVIKPGGSLVVLEFTKAASGGFAFKIRDFYVSKILPKIGAFISKNKEAYEYLPSSIGSFLDAASFSEKLKNAGFELRVQKGFSFDVSTLFIAEKIAQKSDDA
- the xseA gene encoding exodeoxyribonuclease VII large subunit, giving the protein MLSVSELNAQAKTLLETSFSFVEVEGEISKFRIQSTSGHWYFTIKDASAAIDCAMFKFNAARINFIPAVGDKLIVSGKVSLYAPTGAYQIQASNIRKSGEGELEAAFAALKDKLSKEGLFDTAHKKQLPKFAQSIAIITSAGSAAQADMLRTAQDRFALCKIDLYNALVQGEGAPASIISALRVADAKGYDAIVIARGGGSREDLWCFNDEALAHAIYAAKTPVISAVGHEIDFSISDFVADHRSLTPTAAMIDLLPDICAIFQNLDGISDALDRLIKDKISSAQNALSLAALELRSKSVEPKISGSLARLLNFELKFKSFVDSKLSAAEHTLSAKGELLAQKAKFFEITKDLVQIQKGGKTVSLSELAAGDEFVLCSQQLSKNAKII